The Parabacteroides sp. AD58 genome includes a window with the following:
- a CDS encoding cofactor-independent phosphoglycerate mutase, with protein MKTLIILGDGMADEPIDELGGKTPLQYADTPFMDALARLGTTGRLKTVADGFHPGSEVANMAVLGYDLPTVYEGRGVLEAASMGVDLKPDELAMRCNLVCIEGDLLKNHSAGHIRTEEADLLIRSLNRALGSDRIRFYTGVSYRHLLVVKGGDKRLVCIPPHDIPLHPFRPNMVRAEVPEAEETAALLNQLIMQSQEVLKDHPVNLRRIQEGHDAANSIWPWSPGVRPAMQTLKSMYGIQKSSVISAVDLIRGIGVYAGMKVIHVEGATGLYDTNYEGKADAALEALKTDDLVYLHVEASDEAGHEGDVRLKIQTIEDLDHRIVGPIFQALQTWKEPVAIAVLPDHPTPCSIRTHTNVPVPFLIYRPGDEPDPVMTFDEFSVENGKYGLLEKDEFIRQLIKSEK; from the coding sequence ATGAAAACACTCATCATTTTAGGAGACGGAATGGCCGACGAGCCTATTGATGAATTAGGAGGGAAAACGCCATTGCAGTATGCTGATACACCCTTTATGGATGCATTAGCCCGCTTAGGGACGACAGGCCGGTTGAAAACAGTTGCCGACGGTTTTCATCCGGGTAGTGAAGTAGCTAATATGGCTGTATTGGGATATGACTTGCCTACTGTTTATGAAGGACGTGGTGTTTTGGAAGCAGCCAGTATGGGGGTAGATCTGAAGCCAGACGAATTAGCCATGCGGTGTAATTTAGTTTGTATTGAAGGTGATTTGTTGAAAAATCATTCGGCGGGACATATCCGAACTGAGGAAGCAGATCTCTTGATACGAAGTTTAAATAGGGCATTGGGATCAGATCGAATCAGATTTTATACGGGTGTATCTTATCGTCATCTATTGGTCGTAAAAGGTGGTGACAAACGATTGGTTTGCATTCCGCCTCATGATATTCCTCTGCATCCTTTTCGTCCGAATATGGTCCGGGCTGAAGTGCCGGAAGCTGAAGAGACGGCAGCTTTGCTGAATCAATTAATCATGCAATCCCAAGAGGTATTGAAAGATCATCCGGTAAACCTGCGGAGAATTCAGGAAGGACATGATGCGGCGAATAGCATCTGGCCTTGGTCTCCAGGCGTACGTCCGGCAATGCAGACGTTGAAATCGATGTATGGAATTCAGAAAAGTTCGGTTATTTCGGCGGTGGATCTGATTCGTGGAATAGGTGTATATGCCGGAATGAAAGTGATACATGTTGAGGGAGCTACCGGATTGTATGATACAAATTACGAAGGTAAGGCTGATGCCGCTTTAGAAGCCTTGAAGACAGACGACTTGGTTTACCTGCATGTAGAAGCAAGTGATGAGGCCGGGCATGAAGGTGATGTCCGATTGAAAATACAAACTATCGAAGATTTGGATCATCGTATTGTGGGGCCTATCTTTCAAGCATTACAAACGTGGAAAGAACCGGTGGCTATTGCTGTTCTGCCGGATCATCCTACACCTTGTTCTATACGGACGCATACGAATGTCCCGGTGCCTTTCCTGATCTATCGTCCCGGAGATGAACCGGACCCGGTAATGACTTTTGACGAATTTTCTGTAGAAAATGGGAAATATGGGCTGCTGGAGAAAGATGAATTTATCAGACAGTTAATTAAATCAGAGAAGTAA
- the thrA gene encoding bifunctional aspartate kinase/homoserine dehydrogenase I, giving the protein MKVLKFGGTSVGTVESILSVKKIVEAIDEPVIVVVSALGGITDKLLQTSAMAAKSDVAYEKEFSAIITRHLDVIEGVIPDLETRRSVQRRAMGLLDELGNILRGVFLINDLSAKTSDTIVSYGERLSSLIVSHVIKDAQLFDSRKFIKTVKQFNKHIVDFEQTNQLIRETFNPLPKVSLVPGFISTSRDNGEITNLGRGGSDYTASILATALDASVLEIWTDVDGFMTADPRVINSAYVIDRLSFTEAMELCNFGAKVIYPPTIYPVYHKNIPILIRNTFNPEAPGTYISREKEKYDGKALIKGISSINDTCLITVQGLGMVGVIGVNYRIFKTLAKNGISVFMVSQASSENNTTFAVRNADADLAVEVLNKEFASERAQGDMNDTVAEKDLATVAIVGENMKRTPGIAGKLFGTLGRAGISVIACAQGASETNISFVIKREYLRKALNSIHDSFFLSEYKVLNLFVVGIGTVGGNLLEQIRLQQPKLMEQNGLKLNIVGIANSKKVLINRDGINLDNYREELMTKGMDSTPDTLCEQVLGMNIFNSVFVDCTASPDVAALYARLMNGNVSVVAANKEAASSPYENYQLLKETARHRGIKFLFETNVGAGLPIINTMNDLRNSGDHILKLEAVLSGTLNYIFNTIGPDIPLSQAIHMAMDAGYAEPDPRIDLSGKDVIRKLVILAREAGYRVEQADVKKELFIPDTYFQGSLEDFWKNIPKMDVEFEEKRKHLEGENKRLRFVAKMDNGACQVGLEAFDSHHPFYELEGSNNIIMISTERYHDYPMIIKGYGAGADVTAAGVFADIISIANIR; this is encoded by the coding sequence ATGAAAGTATTAAAATTTGGCGGAACTTCCGTTGGTACAGTTGAAAGTATTTTAAGCGTAAAAAAAATAGTTGAAGCGATTGATGAACCTGTAATTGTGGTTGTCTCTGCCTTGGGAGGCATCACCGATAAATTATTACAGACGTCGGCAATGGCCGCAAAAAGTGATGTCGCTTACGAAAAAGAATTTTCTGCCATTATAACCCGTCATCTCGATGTCATTGAAGGCGTTATTCCGGATTTAGAGACTCGGCGTAGTGTACAGCGTCGTGCAATGGGTTTATTGGATGAATTGGGTAATATTTTGCGAGGAGTCTTTTTGATTAATGATCTTTCAGCGAAGACATCTGATACGATTGTCAGTTATGGCGAGCGATTGTCTTCTTTGATCGTTTCTCATGTGATCAAAGATGCTCAGTTATTTGATTCCCGTAAATTTATCAAAACGGTAAAGCAGTTCAATAAGCATATTGTAGATTTTGAACAGACAAATCAGTTGATTCGTGAGACTTTTAATCCGCTTCCTAAGGTTTCGCTCGTCCCAGGTTTTATTTCAACGAGCCGGGATAATGGAGAAATTACTAATTTAGGACGAGGCGGTTCTGATTATACGGCGTCTATTCTGGCAACAGCTTTAGATGCTTCTGTTTTGGAAATATGGACTGATGTTGACGGTTTCATGACAGCCGATCCGCGTGTCATCAATTCTGCCTATGTAATAGACCGGTTGAGTTTTACGGAGGCAATGGAATTGTGTAACTTTGGTGCCAAAGTTATTTATCCGCCTACGATTTATCCGGTTTACCATAAGAATATACCGATCCTGATTCGCAATACATTTAATCCAGAAGCTCCGGGAACCTATATTTCTCGCGAAAAGGAAAAATATGATGGAAAAGCATTGATTAAAGGAATCTCTTCGATTAATGATACATGTCTGATTACGGTTCAAGGCTTAGGTATGGTTGGTGTGATCGGTGTGAATTACCGTATTTTCAAGACATTGGCCAAGAACGGTATCAGTGTGTTTATGGTATCTCAGGCCAGTTCAGAAAATAACACAACCTTTGCCGTTCGGAATGCTGATGCAGATTTGGCAGTAGAGGTTCTGAATAAAGAATTTGCTTCTGAACGGGCTCAGGGTGATATGAATGATACCGTGGCAGAAAAAGACCTGGCTACAGTTGCTATCGTAGGAGAAAATATGAAGCGTACTCCGGGTATTGCCGGTAAATTGTTTGGAACATTAGGTCGGGCCGGTATCAGTGTTATTGCCTGTGCTCAAGGAGCCTCCGAGACAAACATTTCGTTTGTTATTAAGCGGGAATATCTTCGTAAGGCCTTGAACTCAATTCACGATTCCTTTTTTCTGTCAGAATATAAGGTATTGAACCTTTTTGTAGTCGGTATTGGTACTGTTGGAGGGAACCTGTTAGAACAGATTCGTCTGCAACAGCCTAAGCTGATGGAACAGAACGGACTGAAATTGAATATTGTTGGTATTGCCAATTCAAAGAAAGTTCTGATCAATCGGGATGGCATCAATTTAGATAATTATCGAGAAGAATTGATGACTAAGGGAATGGACAGTACACCCGATACGTTATGTGAGCAGGTATTGGGTATGAATATATTCAATTCTGTATTCGTTGATTGTACGGCGAGCCCGGACGTGGCAGCTCTTTATGCGCGTTTGATGAATGGAAACGTATCGGTTGTGGCCGCTAATAAGGAAGCAGCTTCTTCACCGTATGAGAATTACCAGTTGCTGAAAGAAACAGCTCGTCATCGGGGAATTAAGTTTTTGTTTGAGACGAATGTCGGAGCTGGCCTGCCTATTATCAATACAATGAATGATCTGCGTAATAGTGGAGATCATATATTAAAACTGGAAGCAGTTCTTTCAGGTACATTAAATTACATCTTTAATACGATTGGTCCGGATATTCCGTTAAGCCAGGCCATCCACATGGCGATGGATGCCGGTTATGCTGAGCCGGATCCTCGCATAGACTTAAGTGGAAAAGATGTAATTCGTAAGTTAGTTATCTTGGCTCGTGAGGCGGGCTATCGGGTAGAACAGGCAGATGTGAAAAAAGAATTGTTTATACCAGATACTTATTTCCAGGGTTCGCTGGAGGATTTCTGGAAGAATATTCCCAAAATGGATGTGGAATTCGAGGAAAAACGGAAGCATCTGGAAGGGGAAAACAAGCGCTTGCGTTTTGTTGCCAAGATGGATAATGGGGCTTGCCAGGTAGGTTTAGAGGCGTTTGATAGTCATCATCCCTTCTATGAACTGGAAGGAAGCAACAATATTATCATGATTTCTACGGAAAGATACCATGATTATCCTATGATCATCAAAGGTTACGGAGCTGGAGCTGATGTGACAGCTGCTGGAGTCTTTGCGGATATCATATCGATTGCGAATATTCGTTGA
- the pruA gene encoding L-glutamate gamma-semialdehyde dehydrogenase, with amino-acid sequence MDNAIFRFPKPENEPVKSYAPGSSEKKALKSALAQLASEKWEIPLIIGGKEVYTGNTGNVVMPHDHHHVLATYHKAGEKEVQMAIDAAMKAHKEWSDLPWVERASLMLRVAELLSTKYRYVLNASVMLGQSKNPFQAEIDAPCELIDFLRFSTFYASQVYADQPYSEKGTLNRMEYRALEGFVFSLTPFNFTSIASNLNMAPAMMGNVAVWKPSTTALYSNYFLMKVFKEAGLPDGVVNFIPGQGSVIGKVITASPDLAGFHFTGSTTTFNTLWRQIGENLGHYKSYPKIVGETGGKNYIFAHPSASALDVATAIVRGAFEYQGQKCSAGSRAYIPASLWKEVKEYVGDMLKEIKMGDVRDFSNFINAVIDEASFDNIMSYIEYAKQSPDAEIVFGGHGDKSVGYFVEPTVIQTTDPMFKSMVEEIFGPVITVYVYEDKDYEETLRLCDRTSPYGLTGSIFAYDRYAIDKAFNILRYSAGNFYINDKPTGAVIAQQPFGGSRASGTNDKAGGPLNLIRWTNPRCIKETLVPPTSYGYPFLGEE; translated from the coding sequence ATGGATAATGCAATTTTTAGATTTCCCAAACCAGAGAACGAACCGGTAAAATCATATGCTCCCGGTTCAAGTGAAAAAAAAGCTTTAAAAAGTGCATTAGCACAATTAGCTTCAGAAAAATGGGAAATACCTCTTATTATTGGTGGAAAAGAAGTTTATACAGGTAACACTGGTAATGTAGTTATGCCGCACGATCACCATCATGTTTTGGCTACTTACCACAAGGCTGGTGAAAAAGAAGTACAGATGGCTATTGATGCAGCTATGAAAGCTCACAAAGAATGGTCTGATCTGCCTTGGGTAGAACGTGCATCTCTAATGTTGCGTGTAGCAGAACTTTTGTCAACCAAATACCGTTATGTATTGAACGCATCGGTTATGTTAGGACAAAGTAAGAACCCGTTCCAAGCAGAAATTGATGCTCCTTGCGAATTAATCGATTTTCTTCGCTTCAGTACATTCTATGCCAGCCAGGTTTACGCTGACCAACCTTATTCAGAAAAAGGTACCCTTAACCGGATGGAATACCGTGCCTTGGAAGGTTTCGTCTTTTCACTGACCCCGTTTAATTTCACTTCCATTGCTTCTAACTTGAATATGGCTCCAGCCATGATGGGTAATGTTGCCGTATGGAAACCATCTACAACTGCTTTGTATTCTAACTACTTCCTGATGAAAGTATTCAAAGAGGCAGGCCTGCCTGATGGTGTTGTTAACTTCATTCCGGGTCAAGGAAGTGTTATCGGTAAAGTTATTACAGCAAGTCCTGACTTAGCAGGTTTCCACTTTACTGGTTCTACAACAACATTCAACACATTGTGGCGTCAGATAGGTGAAAACTTAGGACATTACAAATCATATCCGAAGATTGTAGGAGAAACTGGTGGTAAGAATTATATCTTTGCTCATCCGTCAGCATCTGCATTAGACGTAGCAACAGCTATTGTAAGAGGTGCTTTCGAATATCAAGGTCAGAAATGTTCAGCAGGTTCTCGTGCTTATATTCCAGCTTCTTTATGGAAGGAAGTTAAAGAATATGTAGGTGACATGCTGAAAGAAATCAAGATGGGTGATGTTCGTGACTTCAGCAACTTCATCAATGCCGTTATCGACGAAGCTTCATTCGATAACATCATGAGTTATATCGAATATGCAAAGCAATCACCAGACGCTGAAATTGTATTTGGTGGACATGGAGATAAATCAGTAGGTTACTTTGTTGAACCAACTGTCATCCAGACAACCGATCCGATGTTCAAGAGTATGGTAGAAGAAATCTTTGGTCCGGTTATAACTGTTTACGTATATGAAGACAAAGATTACGAAGAAACATTACGTCTTTGCGATCGTACATCTCCATATGGTTTGACAGGCTCAATCTTTGCATACGACCGTTATGCTATTGATAAGGCATTTAACATTTTACGCTATTCAGCTGGTAACTTCTACATCAACGATAAACCGACAGGAGCTGTAATTGCTCAGCAGCCGTTTGGTGGTTCTCGTGCTTCTGGTACAAACGATAAGGCTGGTGGTCCATTGAACTTAATCCGCTGGACAAATCCTCGTTGTATCAAGGAAACATTAGTACCTCCTACCAGCTACGGTTATCCGTTCTTAGGAGAAGAATAA
- a CDS encoding proline dehydrogenase family protein, translating into MLDFNNTEIAFSAKSEGELKNAYLLFNTIKYPGLVKFAKWATLIALKIHFPLAWAVKPTLYKQFVGGETLQDCEKAINHLKEFNVMSTLDFSAEGEQTPEGIQATFDETIRSIDYAKENKNLAYAVFKPSTITTDELLAKASERHSELTIEEVKAFREFKERFMALCQRAYENDVRILVDAEDYCFQDAIDKLTDDAMRKFNKKRAIVFATLQMYRHDRMAYLQKIYADAIEKDYIPGIKFVRGAYMEEERARAAAMGYPDPICKDKQATDENYDAGVRFVVDHIDRFEMFMGTHNEESNYKLAKLIEEKGLKKNDPRIFFAQLLGMSDNISFNLAHEGYNVTKYVPYAKVNDVLPYLIRRAEENTSVAGQTGRELRMLKAEMERRKRK; encoded by the coding sequence ATGCTTGATTTTAATAATACAGAAATTGCCTTTTCGGCAAAAAGTGAAGGTGAGCTGAAAAATGCTTACCTTCTGTTCAATACGATCAAATATCCCGGTTTGGTTAAGTTTGCCAAATGGGCTACTCTGATCGCGTTGAAGATCCATTTTCCACTGGCATGGGCCGTTAAGCCCACACTTTATAAACAATTTGTCGGTGGTGAGACCTTGCAGGATTGTGAAAAAGCGATCAATCATTTGAAGGAGTTCAATGTGATGTCAACACTTGACTTCTCGGCTGAAGGTGAACAAACCCCTGAAGGAATCCAAGCTACATTTGATGAAACTATCCGTTCCATCGATTATGCAAAGGAAAATAAAAACCTCGCTTATGCGGTATTCAAACCTTCTACCATCACAACAGATGAATTGCTCGCTAAAGCTTCAGAAAGACACAGTGAACTGACAATTGAGGAAGTAAAAGCCTTCCGGGAATTTAAAGAACGATTCATGGCTTTATGCCAGCGAGCATATGAGAATGATGTTCGCATTCTGGTTGATGCGGAAGATTACTGCTTCCAAGACGCCATCGATAAATTGACAGACGATGCCATGCGCAAATTTAACAAGAAGCGTGCAATCGTTTTTGCAACATTACAGATGTACCGGCATGACCGTATGGCTTATCTGCAAAAAATATACGCAGACGCTATTGAAAAAGATTATATTCCGGGTATTAAGTTCGTACGTGGAGCTTACATGGAAGAAGAACGGGCTCGTGCAGCTGCTATGGGTTATCCCGACCCTATTTGCAAAGACAAACAGGCTACTGACGAAAATTATGACGCGGGTGTACGTTTTGTCGTTGATCATATCGATCGTTTCGAAATGTTCATGGGCACTCACAATGAAGAAAGTAATTACAAGTTAGCCAAATTGATAGAAGAAAAAGGATTAAAGAAAAATGATCCTCGAATCTTCTTCGCCCAATTGTTGGGTATGAGCGACAATATATCGTTCAATCTGGCTCATGAGGGATATAATGTTACTAAATATGTTCCTTATGCAAAGGTCAATGATGTACTTCCATACCTAATTCGGCGGGCAGAAGAAAATACGTCAGTTGCAGGACAAACTGGTCGTGAACTTCGCATGCTGAAAGCGGAAATGGAACGCAGAAAAAGAAAATAA
- a CDS encoding DUF4250 domain-containing protein, with protein sequence MELPKDPMILFSFINTNLRDNYKSLDELCEDMHVNKKNIVEELESVGFEYNPNQNKFW encoded by the coding sequence ATGGAACTACCTAAAGACCCGATGATTCTGTTTAGCTTCATCAATACAAACTTAAGAGACAACTACAAGTCGCTCGATGAATTATGCGAAGATATGCACGTGAACAAGAAAAATATTGTAGAAGAACTGGAATCCGTAGGATTTGAATATAACCCAAATCAAAACAAATTTTGGTAA
- the gdhA gene encoding NADP-specific glutamate dehydrogenase: MKTEAILSSLEAKHPGEKEYLQAVKEVLLSIEEVYNEHPEFEKAKIIERLVEPDRIFTFRVPWVDDKGEVQINLGYRVQFNNAIGPYKGGLRFHPSVNLSILKFLGFEQTFKNALTTLPMGGGKGGSDFAPRGKSDAEIMRFCQAFILELWRNIGPDTDVPAGDIGVGGREIGYLYGMYKKLARENTGTFTGKGMEFGGSILRPEATGFGALYFVHQMLDEHGIDIKGKTVAISGFGNVAWGAATKATELGAKVVTISGPDGYVYDPDGISGKKIDYMLELRASGNDVVAPYVEEFPNATFYPGRKPWEQKVDIALPCATQNELDANDAKMLIENKTLCVAEVSNMGCTAEAVDLFIEHKQLFAPGKAVNAGGVATSGLEMTQNAMHISWSAEEVDARLHQIMSNIHQQCVEHGREGEYINYVKGANIAGFMKVARAMMAQGIV; encoded by the coding sequence ATGAAAACAGAAGCGATTTTATCATCACTGGAAGCTAAGCACCCGGGAGAGAAAGAGTACTTGCAAGCTGTTAAAGAAGTTCTTTTATCAATAGAAGAGGTGTATAATGAGCACCCAGAGTTTGAAAAAGCTAAAATCATAGAACGTTTGGTAGAACCAGACCGTATATTTACATTCCGTGTACCTTGGGTAGACGATAAAGGTGAGGTTCAGATTAATTTAGGTTACCGCGTTCAATTCAATAATGCAATAGGCCCGTACAAAGGAGGTCTGCGTTTCCATCCGTCCGTTAACTTGTCTATCCTAAAATTCTTAGGATTTGAACAGACATTCAAGAACGCCCTTACAACATTGCCTATGGGTGGTGGTAAAGGTGGTTCAGATTTCGCTCCAAGAGGTAAGAGCGATGCTGAAATTATGCGTTTCTGCCAGGCCTTTATATTGGAATTATGGAGAAATATAGGTCCAGATACGGATGTACCTGCCGGTGATATTGGAGTTGGAGGTCGTGAGATTGGTTATCTGTATGGCATGTATAAGAAATTGGCTCGCGAGAATACAGGAACATTTACAGGTAAAGGAATGGAATTCGGAGGCTCTATTCTGCGCCCAGAAGCAACAGGTTTTGGAGCTTTGTATTTCGTACATCAGATGTTAGATGAGCACGGAATTGACATAAAAGGTAAAACAGTTGCAATCTCTGGCTTCGGAAACGTAGCATGGGGTGCAGCAACAAAAGCGACAGAATTAGGAGCTAAGGTTGTAACAATTTCCGGACCTGACGGTTATGTATACGACCCAGATGGCATCTCTGGTAAGAAAATAGATTATATGCTTGAACTTCGTGCATCTGGAAACGATGTTGTCGCACCATATGTTGAAGAATTCCCGAACGCAACATTCTATCCTGGACGTAAACCTTGGGAACAAAAAGTTGACATCGCCTTACCATGTGCAACTCAAAATGAATTGGATGCTAACGACGCCAAAATGTTGATAGAAAATAAGACATTGTGTGTAGCCGAAGTTTCCAATATGGGATGTACAGCCGAAGCAGTAGACTTGTTTATCGAACACAAGCAGTTGTTTGCTCCAGGCAAAGCAGTCAATGCGGGTGGTGTAGCTACTTCTGGCTTGGAAATGACCCAAAATGCTATGCACATCTCATGGAGTGCAGAAGAAGTAGATGCGCGCTTACATCAGATTATGAGCAATATCCATCAACAATGTGTAGAACACGGTCGTGAAGGCGAATATATCAACTATGTAAAAGGTGCTAATATCGCCGGATTCATGAAAGTAGCTCGTGCAATGATGGCACAAGGAATTGTATAA
- the ruvC gene encoding crossover junction endodeoxyribonuclease RuvC yields the protein MVKERVILGIDPGTIVMGYGVLLVLDNKPYLQTMGVLQLNKFEDHYLRLKKIFERVLGLIDQYHPDELAIEAPFFGKNVQSMLKLGRAQGVAIAAAMERDIPIFEYAPLKIKQAITGNGSASKEQVAGVLKNYLHIKEENMLPQLDATDGLAAAVCHFFQSNNPVLERKYSNWGDYIKKNPDKIHKK from the coding sequence ATGGTGAAAGAACGTGTGATATTAGGTATTGATCCTGGTACCATAGTGATGGGATATGGTGTATTATTGGTTTTGGATAATAAACCTTATCTACAGACTATGGGCGTACTTCAACTAAATAAATTTGAAGACCATTATTTACGTCTGAAGAAAATCTTTGAACGGGTATTAGGGCTGATTGATCAATATCATCCGGATGAATTGGCAATAGAAGCTCCATTCTTTGGTAAAAATGTACAGAGTATGCTGAAATTAGGGCGAGCTCAAGGAGTAGCTATAGCTGCAGCTATGGAAAGAGATATCCCTATTTTTGAGTATGCTCCGTTGAAAATTAAACAGGCAATAACAGGCAATGGAAGTGCTTCAAAGGAGCAAGTAGCTGGAGTCTTAAAGAATTATTTGCATATCAAGGAGGAAAATATGTTGCCTCAGTTGGATGCCACAGATGGATTAGCTGCGGCTGTGTGCCATTTCTTCCAGAGTAATAATCCGGTCTTAGAAAGAAAATATAGTAATTGGGGGGATTATATAAAGAAAAATCCGGATAAAATCCATAAAAAATGA
- a CDS encoding DUF4286 family protein: MIIYNITFHIEKDILPDCLNFLKSIYIPLATQSGFMHSPRMHRVLPHVDEEEGNSYAIQFRVKNVDTLNYWIEQEGLRLSHELVRRFGSKVIGFTTVLEEVEL, translated from the coding sequence ATGATTATTTATAACATCACCTTCCATATTGAGAAAGATATTCTACCTGATTGTTTAAATTTTCTGAAGTCTATTTATATTCCATTAGCTACTCAAAGTGGATTTATGCATTCTCCTCGTATGCATCGGGTGTTACCGCACGTAGACGAAGAAGAGGGCAATAGTTATGCCATACAGTTCCGGGTAAAGAATGTGGATACGCTTAATTATTGGATCGAGCAGGAAGGGTTGCGTCTTTCACACGAACTGGTTCGTCGTTTCGGCTCGAAAGTCATCGGTTTTACTACAGTTTTAGAGGAAGTTGAATTATAA